A single Dermacentor albipictus isolate Rhodes 1998 colony chromosome 3, USDA_Dalb.pri_finalv2, whole genome shotgun sequence DNA region contains:
- the LOC135914309 gene encoding adenosine deaminase-like isoform X2 encodes MAVPFPRFKVMLHTHLDGHIRHTTIMEYANGDRDALTRIAYEAAVDQANCGVIYSEIRLFAQMMSSTMSSLPKGSGPMTLNTTREVVDAALAGFKKAEDECGIKARLVLACFRDKPEWADEVVTLCQEYKGKGVVGMDVCGVFAPKQTEKEGEEILHPQVISAFKKAATLGVHRTAHAGEAGPPSNIARAVQELGTERIGHGYAAMRDGGEAFKLAIAKNIHFEVCPNSSYLTGAVKTTEEHPMMACKKQNASFSLSTDDPTITHTDIDDEYWLALRLGLTPEDIIQTNHNAIKNCFLPPDEKESLRKWFDQLNGLS; translated from the exons TGGCGACCGCGATGCCCTGACGCGGATTGCATACGAGGCCGCCGTGGACCAGGCCAACTGCGGCGTCATCTACAGCGAGATACGCCTGTTCGCGCAGATGATGAGCAGCACCATGTCGAGCCTGCCCAAGGGCTCGGGCCCCATGACCCTCAACACGACGCGGGAGGTGGTCGACGCCGCGCTTGCGGGATTCAAAAAGGCCGAGGACGAGTGCGGCATCAAGGCACGCCTCGTGCTCGCCTGCTTTAGGGACAAGCCCG AGTGGGCTGACGAGGTTGTGACCCTGTGCCAGGAATACAAAGGCAAAGGCGTTGTCGGCATGGATGTGTGTGGAGTGTTCGCCCCGAAGCAGACCGAGAAGGAGGGCGAGGAGATCCTCCATCCGCAGGTCATCAGTGCCTTCAAG AAAGCGGCAACCCTGGGCGTGCACCGCACGGCTCACGCGGGCGAAGCTGGGCCTCCGAGCAACATCGCGCGCGCCGTCCAAGAGCTGGGCACCGAGCGCATAGGTCACGGCTACGCGGCCATGCGCGATGGTGGCGAGGCCTTCAAGCTGGCTATAGCCAAGAACATCCACTTCGAGGTCTGCCCCAACAGCAGCTACCTGACCGGAGCCGTCAAAACGACCGAGGAACACCCTATGATGGC TTGCAAGAAGCAAAACGCCAGCTTCTCGTTGAGCACTGATGACCCGACCATCACGCACACGGATATCGACGACGAGTACTGGCTGGCGCTCAGGCTCGGACTCACGCCCGAGGACATCATTCAGACG AACCACAACGCCATTAAGAACTGCTTCCTGCCCCCGGACGAAAAAGAGTCTCTGCGCAAGTGGTTTGACCAGCTCAACGGGCTCTCGTAG